The Fibrobacter sp. UWB5 genome has a window encoding:
- a CDS encoding TonB-dependent siderophore receptor, with translation MAQEPVPDSLAPQGITFNGIVQDSSFAPGEKLNVEILESGEALQTTVGTPFSIVLPEDTLWNVCVTNSDTAGAEKEKCYELKYIGAERSFSQALGEAFAEPDSIVEGEGLPLAAAADTASATPSSGVAPQRPDSLAKDTLAQDSASQDVDVDALLAGGDNAKVTELKKVVVQLRRRPKRKPGESVVSAKSIKRMPSLAEADVIKSIQALPGVVASSDFSSKIYVRGGAADQNLFLFDNAVVYSPVHFFGLFSTFLVEGIDDVQFYKSGFPAQYGNRLSSVLKMDGRAGGQDTVNEWFSKSSIKISTFAAQLHTEGHQGPARWVVAGRTTYIGYMLDLMNALDIIDLNLDYEFTDVQGTFMYNFTDDTRMKLSFYVGKDRLSFDPLYMDWGNVAIPLNITHRINGDWDYNATLAFSEFYQTMKIGELMSIEMFLYTFAGKQWVNYRGIPNHTFTAGYELEYIYERYREQMSTISVADIQEPFHHVGYLQDAWKFAPDYLLQYGLRFNYQTAAKDFGVEPRASLTVNIDDDKTVEFYGGYYLQYLNALVYTDQETLNEFYYPATTTTKGKHIEPASSWLFAAEYSQRGIMEDYDATVGVYYKTQSNLNTFVSVLDSNDETASDDFVLADGFGTAEGYSFGYELSLRKDKGWWFGGINWSQSISVMKTDDGTKPYFPSWHQPYALKMDLGINWRGPEDALTVHPTQKDMYIRTSVIMKYSAGMPISEYKGYYVSQDMGHQQYTDATVVLPGSRNAARQTDYFRVDIKAIDIGRENKWNFSWTFINVTDHENMFYTFYDTSKNPPEKTEVTQFPFLPVMLSYEYYF, from the coding sequence GTGGCACAAGAACCTGTGCCCGATTCGCTTGCACCCCAAGGAATCACCTTTAACGGAATCGTGCAGGATTCCTCGTTTGCCCCAGGCGAAAAACTCAATGTCGAAATCCTGGAATCGGGCGAGGCGCTGCAAACCACCGTGGGCACGCCCTTTAGCATTGTGCTTCCCGAAGATACCCTTTGGAATGTGTGCGTCACGAATTCGGACACGGCGGGCGCCGAAAAAGAAAAATGCTACGAACTCAAGTACATTGGCGCTGAACGCAGTTTCTCGCAGGCCCTCGGCGAAGCATTCGCTGAACCCGATTCTATAGTAGAAGGGGAAGGCCTTCCCCTCGCTGCTGCCGCTGACACGGCATCCGCTACCCCTTCTAGCGGGGTCGCCCCGCAACGCCCCGACTCGTTGGCAAAAGATACTTTGGCGCAAGATTCCGCAAGCCAAGACGTCGATGTCGACGCCCTCCTCGCTGGCGGCGACAATGCCAAGGTGACCGAACTCAAGAAAGTCGTGGTGCAGCTGCGCCGTCGCCCCAAGCGTAAGCCCGGCGAATCTGTGGTGTCGGCTAAGTCCATCAAGCGTATGCCCAGCCTCGCCGAAGCCGACGTCATCAAGAGTATCCAGGCGCTCCCGGGCGTGGTCGCCAGCTCCGATTTCAGCTCCAAGATTTATGTGCGCGGTGGCGCCGCCGACCAGAACCTCTTCCTGTTCGACAACGCGGTCGTTTACTCTCCGGTGCATTTCTTCGGACTGTTCAGTACCTTCCTGGTCGAAGGCATTGATGACGTGCAATTCTACAAGAGTGGTTTCCCGGCGCAGTATGGTAACCGCCTGAGTTCCGTGCTCAAGATGGATGGCCGCGCCGGCGGTCAGGATACCGTCAATGAATGGTTCAGCAAGTCAAGCATCAAGATCAGTACGTTTGCGGCGCAACTCCATACCGAAGGCCATCAGGGTCCTGCACGCTGGGTGGTGGCAGGCCGTACTACCTACATCGGCTACATGCTCGATTTGATGAACGCCCTCGACATTATCGACCTGAACCTGGACTACGAATTTACAGACGTGCAGGGCACGTTCATGTATAACTTTACCGATGACACCCGCATGAAGCTTAGCTTCTATGTCGGTAAAGACCGCCTGAGTTTCGACCCGCTCTATATGGACTGGGGTAACGTAGCCATTCCGCTCAACATTACGCACCGCATCAATGGCGACTGGGACTACAACGCGACTCTTGCGTTCAGCGAGTTCTACCAGACCATGAAAATCGGTGAACTCATGTCGATCGAGATGTTCCTTTACACCTTCGCGGGCAAGCAGTGGGTTAACTACCGCGGCATTCCGAACCACACGTTCACTGCTGGCTACGAACTGGAATACATCTACGAGCGCTACCGCGAACAGATGTCCACCATCAGTGTGGCCGATATCCAGGAACCCTTCCACCATGTGGGCTACCTGCAGGATGCCTGGAAGTTTGCACCCGATTACCTGTTGCAATACGGCCTTCGCTTTAATTACCAGACGGCTGCAAAAGACTTTGGTGTAGAACCGCGTGCCTCATTGACCGTGAATATCGACGACGACAAGACGGTGGAATTCTACGGCGGTTATTACCTGCAGTATCTGAACGCGCTTGTCTATACCGACCAGGAAACGTTGAACGAATTCTATTATCCGGCCACCACGACCACCAAGGGCAAGCATATCGAGCCTGCGTCCTCGTGGCTGTTTGCGGCAGAGTATAGCCAGCGCGGCATTATGGAAGATTACGATGCGACCGTGGGCGTTTACTACAAGACCCAAAGCAACCTGAATACGTTTGTGTCTGTGCTGGACAGTAACGACGAAACCGCCTCCGACGACTTTGTACTGGCCGATGGCTTCGGAACGGCAGAAGGCTATTCCTTCGGTTACGAACTTTCGCTGCGTAAAGATAAGGGCTGGTGGTTCGGAGGCATTAACTGGAGTCAGAGCATTAGCGTCATGAAGACGGATGACGGCACCAAGCCGTATTTCCCGAGCTGGCATCAGCCTTACGCCCTCAAGATGGACTTGGGCATTAACTGGCGCGGCCCGGAAGATGCGTTGACGGTGCACCCGACCCAAAAGGACATGTATATTCGAACATCGGTTATCATGAAGTATTCAGCGGGCATGCCCATTAGCGAATACAAGGGTTACTACGTGTCGCAGGATATGGGTCACCAGCAGTATACCGATGCGACAGTGGTGTTGCCGGGTAGCCGCAATGCCGCCCGCCAGACGGACTATTTCCGTGTCGATATCAAGGCGATCGATATCGGTCGCGAAAACAAGTGGAACTTTAGCTGGACCTTTATTAACGTAACCGATCACGAGAATATGTTCTACACATTCTACGATACGAGCAAGAATCCGCCCGAAAAAACGGAGGTCACCCAGTTCCCGTTCTTGCCGGTTATGCTCAGTTACGAGTATTATTTCTAG
- a CDS encoding MotA/TolQ/ExbB proton channel family protein codes for MSNTHYIFLESLQNTYQAGGVVMLPILLAGVIGFYFLFSSWFRIGSDFFRADIHRVIKRMRLDLNGGNEEYEKNAEPPSVEKALRRLRKRGGLLGRELSYAIDVAKENPEGFRDYMQVRLAKTVRYMEQGNHIVSVMASAAPLLGLLGTVTGMVSTFEVITLYGNQNPVLMADGISEALISTQSGLLVAFPLTLLKQRLDERVEILRQKMELGATVIENYFVEKAEG; via the coding sequence ATGTCTAACACCCATTACATATTCCTGGAGTCTCTGCAGAACACTTACCAGGCGGGCGGCGTGGTTATGCTCCCGATTCTCTTGGCTGGTGTTATCGGATTCTACTTCCTGTTTTCGAGCTGGTTCCGCATTGGGAGTGACTTCTTCCGTGCCGACATTCACAGGGTCATCAAGCGCATGCGTCTTGACTTGAACGGCGGCAACGAAGAATACGAGAAGAATGCTGAACCCCCGAGCGTCGAAAAGGCGTTGCGCAGGCTTCGCAAGCGTGGCGGACTTTTGGGTCGTGAGCTGAGCTATGCGATTGATGTGGCGAAGGAAAACCCTGAAGGATTCCGCGACTACATGCAGGTGCGTCTCGCCAAGACGGTACGCTATATGGAGCAAGGAAACCACATTGTGTCTGTGATGGCCTCGGCCGCACCGCTCCTGGGTTTGCTTGGAACCGTGACGGGCATGGTCTCGACCTTTGAAGTGATTACGCTTTACGGAAACCAGAACCCGGTGCTCATGGCCGATGGCATTTCCGAAGCGTTGATTTCGACGCAGAGTGGCTTGCTCGTGGCATTCCCGCTCACGCTCTTGAAACAGCGCCTGGATGAACGTGTTGAAATTTTGCGCCAGAAGATGGAACTTGGCGCGACTGTGATTGAAAACTATTTTGTGGAAAAGGCTGAAGGCTAG
- a CDS encoding biopolymer transporter ExbD codes for MEFNLPRRKQKDMGIEMGPLMDIVFILLIFFVVTSSFTRETGVDVTKPQAQSASQLEKENLLIAITREGTIHMNERQVDLASLQDILKQSLAKAPDREAVVIADKGAETGVLVQVIDMCNLAGVKKVSIAAQAE; via the coding sequence ATGGAATTCAATTTGCCGAGAAGAAAGCAGAAAGACATGGGCATCGAAATGGGCCCGCTGATGGATATCGTGTTCATCTTGCTCATCTTTTTTGTGGTGACGTCTTCGTTTACGCGTGAAACGGGTGTTGACGTGACTAAGCCGCAGGCACAGTCTGCAAGCCAACTCGAAAAAGAGAACTTGCTGATTGCCATTACCCGCGAAGGCACAATCCATATGAATGAACGCCAGGTGGACTTGGCGAGCTTGCAAGATATTTTGAAACAGTCGCTTGCAAAGGCTCCGGATCGCGAAGCGGTGGTGATTGCTGACAAGGGTGCCGAAACGGGCGTGTTGGTGCAGGTGATTGACATGTGCAACTTGGCTGGAGTCAAGAAGGTTTCGATTGCGGCTCAAGCTGAATAG
- a CDS encoding energy transducer TonB, producing MKRFSILLAAILASMLLVFSVTMANLFLTGKVFHEKKYNKTEIAIKKVDEVEKKVEKKKPARKPNRMRSNSRSPKAGPRFAMNLGAASGNGGAAVSRDLVADFRGGALSTEKGDVDKKPESRSMANFQVPPKIRDNEIDATLRLSFCVDVSGKAYDIKVLEESPAGSGLAQAGREALGRMTFTPAEKAGKAVPFCGMEQPFEVKFRD from the coding sequence GTGAAGCGTTTTAGCATTTTGCTTGCGGCGATTCTCGCGAGTATGCTTCTCGTGTTCTCGGTGACGATGGCGAACTTGTTCCTGACGGGTAAGGTGTTTCACGAAAAGAAATACAACAAGACCGAAATCGCCATCAAGAAAGTAGACGAAGTCGAAAAAAAAGTTGAAAAGAAAAAGCCTGCTCGCAAGCCGAATCGCATGAGGTCGAATTCTCGCTCGCCTAAGGCTGGCCCGCGTTTTGCGATGAATTTGGGTGCCGCTTCGGGTAACGGCGGCGCTGCTGTAAGCCGTGACTTGGTGGCTGATTTCCGCGGCGGCGCGCTCTCGACGGAAAAGGGCGATGTGGATAAGAAACCCGAAAGCCGCAGCATGGCGAATTTCCAAGTGCCGCCCAAGATTCGCGACAACGAAATCGATGCAACGCTCCGCTTGAGTTTTTGCGTGGATGTAAGCGGCAAGGCTTACGATATCAAGGTGCTTGAAGAATCTCCAGCAGGTTCCGGCCTTGCGCAGGCGGGCCGTGAGGCTCTTGGCCGCATGACATTTACTCCTGCCGAAAAGGCGGGCAAGGCAGTGCCTTTCTGTGGTATGGAACAACCGTTCGAAGTGAAGTTTAGGGACTGA
- a CDS encoding DUF3450 family protein: MKRLKLLPLTLVVMLLSGVAFADRDAEIRDLKLEKDKLNSEIQKLNRQIASTDSMLKADDSRYKTLQARYKADTERRRSEIDTLNAKIKNVAAELQTERNKQARAKNKSDNVASKRKALREELAGISKRLEAQVAQTLPWERESRLDRVKSLTRDIESGNASEEEAFSRLKSLVAEETKFGDEVAIINSPLTRKDGELINAAILRIGNQWMVYSDDNGTVFGTLVRKMVDGKIVYEWNEDLNLEERAAVKLALDVKQAKKPPQVVKLPVSLSVVGGEK; encoded by the coding sequence ATGAAACGACTGAAATTATTACCGTTGACGCTTGTCGTGATGCTCCTTTCGGGGGTGGCATTTGCTGATCGTGACGCCGAAATTCGCGATTTGAAGCTCGAAAAAGACAAGCTGAATTCCGAAATCCAGAAATTGAACCGCCAGATCGCCTCGACCGATTCGATGCTCAAGGCGGACGATTCCCGTTACAAGACGTTGCAGGCCCGTTACAAGGCCGACACGGAACGCCGTCGTAGCGAAATCGATACCTTGAATGCCAAAATCAAGAACGTGGCTGCTGAACTCCAGACGGAACGCAACAAACAGGCCCGCGCGAAGAACAAGAGCGACAATGTGGCATCCAAGCGTAAGGCGCTGCGCGAAGAACTCGCCGGCATCAGCAAGCGTTTAGAAGCTCAAGTCGCACAGACGCTCCCGTGGGAACGCGAAAGCAGACTTGACCGCGTCAAATCGCTCACCCGCGATATCGAAAGCGGTAACGCCAGCGAAGAAGAAGCTTTTTCTCGCCTGAAGTCGCTTGTTGCCGAAGAAACCAAGTTCGGTGATGAAGTGGCAATCATCAACAGCCCGCTGACCCGTAAAGACGGCGAACTCATTAACGCGGCGATTCTGCGCATCGGTAACCAGTGGATGGTTTACAGCGACGACAACGGTACCGTTTTCGGAACGCTCGTGCGCAAGATGGTGGATGGCAAGATTGTCTACGAATGGAACGAAGACTTGAATTTGGAAGAACGCGCTGCGGTAAAGCTCGCACTTGACGTGAAACAGGCGAAAAAGCCGCCTCAGGTCGTGAAGTTGCCCGTAAGCCTTTCTGTGGTGGGGGGTGAGAAATGA
- a CDS encoding sodium-dependent transporter, giving the protein MERETFKSRLGFILIAAGCAIGLGNVWRFPYIAGQYGGAAFVLPYLGFLLFLGLPILMAELALGRGGKSGIARAFDNLEKPGTKWHWAKFPLISANYILMAFYSVVTGWMFYYFYKMVTDPKFLLGTPDEIAAGFGEMLGNPGLMIFWMTVAIVIGLFIVSLGLQKGVERITKGMMICLLIIMVILAIRAVTLPGSTAGLEFYLLPSLERLTQSGKGLGEAIFAAFAHAFFTLSLGIGSMAIFGSYIGKNHSLAKEATSVCILDTVVALVAGIIVIPSCFAFNQSPGQGPGLIFVTLSNVFAMMPAGRFFGAAFFLFMSFAAMSTLIAVFENLVSFWMDLKGFKRRKVAYWNILIVFVLSLPCALGFNMLSGFEPFGPGSCVLDLEDFIVSNTMLPAGGMFIAIFCSSRYGWGQEKFFTEMNAGKGYKIPYNAAFRIYFKWVLPLLVSILLIQGYLSKFAPELCAKIFG; this is encoded by the coding sequence ATGGAACGCGAAACCTTTAAATCAAGACTCGGATTTATCCTCATTGCCGCCGGTTGCGCCATTGGCCTGGGCAACGTGTGGCGTTTCCCTTACATTGCTGGCCAGTACGGTGGAGCGGCCTTTGTGCTCCCGTACCTCGGCTTCTTGCTCTTCTTGGGCCTGCCCATTTTAATGGCAGAACTTGCCTTGGGTCGTGGCGGTAAGAGCGGTATCGCTCGCGCTTTCGACAACCTGGAAAAACCGGGTACCAAGTGGCATTGGGCCAAGTTCCCGCTGATTTCGGCCAACTATATATTAATGGCCTTCTACTCGGTGGTGACCGGCTGGATGTTCTACTACTTCTACAAGATGGTGACCGATCCCAAGTTCCTCTTGGGCACTCCTGATGAGATTGCGGCCGGCTTCGGCGAAATGCTCGGAAACCCGGGCCTCATGATCTTCTGGATGACGGTTGCCATTGTCATTGGCCTCTTTATTGTGTCGCTTGGCCTCCAGAAGGGTGTGGAACGCATCACCAAGGGCATGATGATTTGCCTGCTTATCATTATGGTGATCCTTGCGATTCGCGCCGTGACGCTCCCCGGCTCTACGGCTGGCCTTGAGTTCTACCTGTTGCCGTCCTTGGAACGCCTTACGCAATCGGGCAAGGGTCTGGGCGAGGCTATCTTTGCCGCCTTTGCACACGCCTTCTTTACCTTGAGCCTCGGTATCGGTAGCATGGCTATTTTCGGTAGCTACATCGGAAAGAATCATTCCCTGGCAAAAGAAGCCACGAGCGTCTGTATTCTTGATACCGTCGTCGCCTTGGTCGCGGGCATCATTGTGATTCCCAGCTGCTTTGCCTTCAACCAGTCTCCTGGTCAGGGCCCGGGCCTTATCTTCGTGACGCTTTCTAACGTGTTCGCCATGATGCCTGCCGGTAGATTCTTCGGTGCCGCATTCTTCCTGTTCATGTCGTTTGCGGCCATGTCTACCTTGATTGCCGTTTTCGAAAACCTGGTGTCGTTCTGGATGGACCTCAAGGGTTTCAAGCGCCGCAAGGTCGCCTATTGGAATATCTTGATCGTGTTCGTGCTTTCGCTCCCCTGCGCTCTCGGCTTCAACATGCTTTCGGGCTTTGAACCGTTCGGCCCCGGCAGCTGCGTTCTGGACCTCGAAGACTTTATCGTGAGCAACACCATGCTCCCGGCTGGTGGCATGTTCATCGCCATCTTCTGCTCTAGCCGCTATGGTTGGGGTCAGGAAAAGTTCTTTACCGAAATGAACGCCGGTAAGGGTTACAAGATTCCGTACAACGCCGCATTTAGAATCTACTTCAAGTGGGTCTTGCCGCTGCTGGTTTCGATCCTCCTGATTCAGGGTTACCTGTCCAAGTTTGCTCCGGAACTCTGCGCCAAGATTTTCGGATAA
- a CDS encoding LD-carboxypeptidase encodes MDIKKIGTFSAIVALCFLSACSDDGSTGAIEWPGEKTAPLAECTMPAFLKKGDKVALISPSYTTPDSNIQKTADVIKEWGFTPVIGKNVGKLEAGKYAGTAEERAKDFITALKDTSIKAILANRGGYGTIQLVDLIDPKLVKKNPKWLIGYSDITTLHAMQTKAGVMSIHGTMSSSIAKTAGKDDNSTLLRDLLKGEVPTYKVPKHKYNQKGKAEGILVGGNMTTFVPLIGTSDIDIFQNDGIILFMEEIGENLRNIDRMFHSIELHGVMENVRGVILGEFVDSGTDLDYESTEAMLSSYLKKYDIPVMCGFPAGHDDVNLPLVMGAKVKMDVSDKGATLAFDIDGKTKDIDTDKLTAKTTLSKAIRLMLSGKIFSIE; translated from the coding sequence ATGGATATTAAAAAAATTGGCACTTTCAGTGCTATTGTTGCCCTATGTTTCCTTTCCGCCTGTAGCGACGACGGCTCCACTGGCGCCATAGAATGGCCCGGAGAAAAAACGGCTCCGCTCGCCGAATGCACAATGCCAGCATTCCTGAAAAAAGGCGACAAGGTTGCCCTAATTTCGCCCTCGTACACCACCCCCGATTCCAACATCCAAAAGACCGCCGACGTCATCAAGGAATGGGGATTCACGCCCGTTATCGGCAAGAACGTAGGCAAACTTGAAGCAGGCAAATACGCCGGCACCGCCGAAGAACGCGCCAAAGACTTTATTACCGCCCTCAAGGACACAAGCATCAAGGCAATCCTTGCCAACCGTGGCGGCTACGGCACCATTCAACTGGTCGACCTCATTGACCCGAAACTTGTGAAAAAGAACCCCAAGTGGCTTATTGGCTACAGCGATATCACCACACTGCATGCCATGCAGACCAAGGCAGGCGTCATGAGCATTCACGGCACCATGAGTTCCAGCATCGCCAAAACCGCAGGCAAAGACGACAACAGTACACTCCTGCGCGACTTGCTCAAAGGCGAAGTGCCGACTTACAAGGTTCCCAAGCACAAATACAACCAGAAGGGCAAAGCCGAAGGCATTCTCGTGGGCGGCAACATGACCACCTTCGTGCCGCTCATCGGCACAAGCGACATCGATATTTTCCAGAACGACGGAATCATCTTGTTCATGGAAGAAATCGGCGAAAACCTGCGCAACATCGACCGCATGTTCCATTCCATCGAACTGCACGGCGTCATGGAAAACGTGCGCGGCGTGATTCTCGGCGAGTTCGTGGATTCCGGCACCGATCTTGATTACGAAAGCACCGAGGCCATGCTTTCGAGCTACCTCAAGAAATACGACATTCCTGTGATGTGCGGATTCCCGGCCGGTCACGACGACGTGAACTTGCCGCTCGTGATGGGCGCAAAAGTCAAGATGGATGTAAGCGACAAAGGCGCCACGCTCGCCTTCGATATCGATGGCAAAACCAAAGACATCGACACAGACAAACTCACAGCCAAGACTACCCTTTCGAAGGCAATTCGCCTGATGCTTTCGGGTAAGATTTTTTCAATTGAATAA
- a CDS encoding MotA/TolQ/ExbB proton channel family protein, which yields MILNKNVALCALMISASSAFAWPWSGSGESKATAEDQARIKDSLQTEEVRNLQREVEALTRIRLQKADSLEKLEAEHWRKRYAESQLTEEHQAASRELDARYSKLSTDLGRVSEEVAASKSLTEEAEEKAQSEESAYDALNTQVKLSIDKTLGDAMGDYPVGMNGRLIRLKQASNEAEKATPNTIGAVQSYMDDLLIRHELTYTQFYGRETSQVGSRPDVNVNRLRLGTVFLGEVAQDNGDVQALLRSGALQGKVFEWNAALPPEMAGNVKQAVVQAGSAGETASPTVVIPLDVLQNKAIKNAITDTKELTMTEQFKEFFKKGGIVMYPLMLVAIFALLLCLERFLVLTFRGHLGRRFLKKLNALVKESRYEDAANLCLKKETSLSLVLFAVLNRARDKREDAERSLQEAMLREQPKLERRMGLLAAMGTIAPLLGLLGTVTGIITLFTVITEVGTNDARVLAGGISEALVTTETGLVIAIPVMILHGLLSEKIEKVTSEMYVQSTSLLNRIFGKEA from the coding sequence ATGATTTTGAATAAGAATGTTGCATTGTGCGCCTTGATGATTTCGGCCTCTTCTGCTTTTGCGTGGCCGTGGTCGGGTTCGGGCGAAAGCAAGGCTACTGCCGAAGACCAGGCACGAATCAAGGATTCCCTGCAGACTGAAGAAGTTCGCAACTTGCAGCGCGAAGTAGAGGCTTTGACCCGCATTCGCTTGCAGAAGGCCGATTCGCTTGAAAAGCTTGAAGCCGAACACTGGCGCAAGCGTTATGCCGAATCCCAGTTGACCGAAGAACACCAGGCGGCATCGCGCGAACTGGATGCCCGCTATTCCAAGCTTTCGACGGATCTTGGTCGCGTGAGCGAAGAAGTCGCGGCAAGCAAGAGCCTGACCGAAGAAGCCGAAGAAAAGGCTCAGTCCGAAGAATCTGCTTACGATGCATTGAATACGCAGGTGAAGCTTTCGATCGATAAGACGCTTGGCGATGCCATGGGTGATTACCCGGTGGGCATGAACGGCCGCTTGATTCGCCTGAAACAAGCCTCTAACGAAGCCGAAAAGGCGACGCCGAATACGATTGGTGCGGTGCAGAGCTACATGGACGATTTGCTGATCCGTCATGAATTGACTTATACGCAGTTCTACGGTCGCGAAACTTCGCAGGTGGGCAGTCGCCCCGATGTGAACGTGAACCGTTTGCGCTTGGGTACCGTGTTTCTCGGCGAAGTCGCGCAGGACAATGGCGATGTGCAGGCATTGCTCCGCTCTGGCGCCTTGCAGGGTAAGGTGTTTGAATGGAATGCTGCGCTCCCGCCTGAAATGGCCGGTAATGTGAAGCAGGCTGTGGTACAGGCAGGTTCTGCTGGCGAAACTGCTTCGCCGACGGTCGTGATTCCGCTGGATGTGCTCCAGAATAAGGCAATCAAGAATGCGATTACCGATACCAAGGAACTCACGATGACTGAACAGTTCAAGGAATTCTTCAAGAAGGGCGGTATCGTGATGTACCCGCTCATGCTGGTGGCGATCTTTGCGTTGCTCCTTTGCTTGGAACGCTTCTTGGTATTGACTTTCCGCGGACATTTGGGCCGCCGCTTCCTCAAAAAGTTGAATGCGCTTGTCAAGGAATCCCGTTACGAAGACGCTGCGAATCTTTGCCTGAAAAAGGAAACGAGCCTTTCGCTGGTGCTGTTTGCAGTGCTGAACCGTGCCCGCGACAAGCGCGAAGATGCGGAACGCTCGCTGCAAGAAGCGATGCTCCGTGAACAGCCGAAATTGGAACGCCGCATGGGCCTGTTGGCTGCCATGGGTACGATTGCTCCGCTGCTTGGCTTGCTCGGTACGGTGACCGGTATCATTACGCTCTTTACCGTGATTACCGAAGTCGGTACGAATGACGCACGCGTTTTGGCAGGCGGTATTTCCGAAGCCCTGGTGACGACGGAAACGGGCCTTGTGATTGCCATTCCGGTGATGATTTTGCACGGCCTCTTGAGCGAAAAAATTGAAAAGGTCACGAGCGAAATGTATGTGCAGAGTACCTCGCTATTGAACAGAATTTTCGGGAAGGAAGCGTAA
- a CDS encoding glycoside hydrolase family 3 protein: MDFKKNVIASIAQHSIFALSLTLTLVACGDDSSSSPSDDSKESATIDVSKMSIREKVGQMFFIRPEALDTSIHWNEYAELPDYKLQHVNKTMLAINKDYPIGGMILYAHNIVDEDQLGEFIAEIRELNGSPLLAIDEEGGRVARIANNENFDVPKYESMAAIAESGDPNEAYKAAFTIGSYIKEYGFDIDYAPVADVNTNPENIVIGARAFSDDPETAADFVVSYLNGLDSAGIIGTLKHFPGHGDVKTDTHSGYAETNKTWKEMLKCEMIPFKAGIKAGAQMIMTAHIAAPKVTGDDLPATLSPVILQDKLRGELGFKGVIVTDAMDMGAITTQFGNAEAAIKSIQAGVDVVLCSREFTQVFDAVVKAVEKGDIKESRIDESVKRILALKKK, translated from the coding sequence ATGGATTTCAAGAAAAACGTCATTGCAAGCATCGCGCAACATTCCATTTTTGCATTATCGTTAACCTTGACGCTTGTCGCCTGCGGTGATGATTCTTCGTCATCGCCTTCTGACGATTCTAAAGAAAGCGCCACGATTGACGTAAGCAAGATGTCGATTCGCGAAAAAGTGGGACAGATGTTCTTCATTCGCCCCGAAGCGCTTGACACGAGCATTCACTGGAACGAATACGCGGAACTTCCAGATTACAAGCTACAGCACGTGAACAAGACCATGCTAGCCATCAACAAGGACTACCCCATTGGCGGCATGATTCTTTACGCCCACAATATTGTAGACGAAGACCAGCTCGGCGAATTCATCGCCGAAATCAGGGAACTGAACGGCTCTCCACTCCTTGCCATTGACGAAGAAGGCGGCCGCGTCGCCCGTATCGCGAACAACGAGAACTTTGACGTTCCCAAGTACGAAAGCATGGCCGCCATTGCCGAAAGCGGCGACCCGAACGAAGCCTACAAGGCGGCGTTCACCATCGGAAGCTACATCAAGGAATACGGATTCGACATCGACTACGCCCCGGTCGCCGACGTGAACACGAACCCTGAAAACATCGTCATCGGGGCGCGCGCCTTCTCGGACGACCCCGAGACCGCCGCCGATTTTGTGGTAAGTTACCTCAACGGCCTCGATTCCGCAGGCATTATCGGCACGCTCAAGCATTTCCCTGGCCACGGCGACGTAAAGACCGACACGCATTCCGGCTACGCCGAGACCAACAAGACTTGGAAAGAAATGCTCAAGTGCGAAATGATTCCGTTCAAGGCCGGCATCAAGGCAGGCGCCCAGATGATCATGACCGCCCACATCGCGGCTCCGAAAGTCACTGGCGACGATCTGCCCGCAACACTTTCTCCTGTCATTCTGCAAGACAAGCTCCGCGGCGAACTCGGTTTCAAGGGAGTCATCGTGACCGACGCCATGGATATGGGCGCCATCACCACGCAATTCGGCAACGCCGAAGCCGCCATCAAGTCTATCCAGGCTGGTGTCGACGTAGTGCTTTGCTCCCGCGAATTCACGCAGGTGTTCGATGCAGTCGTCAAGGCCGTCGAAAAGGGCGACATCAAAGAATCCCGCATCGACGAAAGCGTCAAGCGCATCCTCGCGTTAAAGAAGAAATAA